The following are from one region of the Salvia hispanica cultivar TCC Black 2014 chromosome 1, UniMelb_Shisp_WGS_1.0, whole genome shotgun sequence genome:
- the LOC125201907 gene encoding germin-like protein subfamily 1 member 13: protein MKMSFGLCSVFLVFWLASIAYASDPSQLQDFCVAVPDAKNAVFVNGKFCKNPNMVVADDFLFQGLNKAGNTSNQLGSFVTPVNVNQLEGLNTLGVSMARLDFAPYGINPPHTHPRATEAFLLVEGTLYVGFVTSNPADPAQKNNLFTKYLHPGDVFVFPQGLIHFQFNVGKTNAVAFAGFGSQNPGTITIANAVFGSDPKINPDVLAKAFQVEKNIIDYLQAQFWFNNS from the exons ATGAAGATGAGTTTTGGATTGTGCTCCgtatttcttgttttttggTTGGCTTCGATTGCATATGCATCTGATCCATCCCAACTTCAGGATTTCTGCGTTGCTGTTCCTGATGCCAAAAATGCTG TTTTTGTGAATGGTAAGTTTTGCAAAAACCCGAACATGGTGGTCGCGGATGATTTCCTTTTCCAGGGCCTAAACAAGGCCGGAAACACATCCAATCAGCTCGGATCATTCGTGACTCCGGTCAATGTCAACCAGCTCGAAGGCCTCAACACTCTCGGCGTTTCCATGGCTCGCCTCGACTTCGCCCCTTATGGGATCAACCCACCCCACACCCACCCTCGTGCCACTGAAGCCTTCCTCTTGGTGGAAGGCACTCTCTATGTAGGCTTCGTTACATCCAACCCGGCCGATCCCGCCCAGAAGAACAATCTATTCACCAAGTACTTGCACCCAGGAGATGTGTTCGTCTTCCCACAAGGTCTCATCCACTTCCAGTTCAATGTCGGAAAAACCAACGCCGTTGCATTTGCCGGCTTCGGGAGCCAGAATCCGGGTACCATCACCATTGCCAACGCGGTGTTCGGGTCGGACCCAAAGATCAATCCGGATGTGTTGGCCAAGGCATTCCAGGTTGAGAAGAACATCATCGATTACCTCCAGGCCCAATTCTGGTTCAACAATAGCTAA
- the LOC125193164 gene encoding putative germin-like protein 2-1, giving the protein MKIGFAFCAIFLVSIAYASDPGQLQDFCVAVPDSASAVFVNGTFCKNPNMVVAEDFLFQGLNNAGNTSNDLGSFVTPVNVNQLEGLNTLGVSMARLDFAPYGINPPHTHPRATEAFFLVEGNLYVGFVTSNPADPTQKNKLFTKYLYPGDVFVFPQGLIHFQFNVGKTNAVAFASFGSQNPGTITIANAVFGSDPKINPDVLAKAFQVEKNIIDHLQAQFWYNNK; this is encoded by the exons ATGAAGATAGGGTTTGCTTTCTGCgccatttttcttgtttcgATTGCATATGCATCAGATCCAGGCCAGCTTCAGGATTTCTGTGTTGCTGTTCCCGATTCCGCCTCTGCAG TTTTTGTGAATGGAACATTTTGCAAGAACCCGAACATGGTGGTTGCGGAGGATTTCCTTTTCCAGGGTCTAAACAATGCCGGAAACACATCCAATGACCTCGGATCATTCGTGACTCCGGTCAATGTCAACCAGCTTGAAGGCCTCAACACTCTCGGCGTCTCCATGGCTCGCCTCGACTTCGCCCCTTATGGTATCAACCCACCCCACACCCACCCTCGTGCCACCGAGGCCTTCTTCTTGGTGGAAGGCAATCTCTATGTCGGGTTCGTCACTTCCAACCCGGCCGATCCCACCCAAAAGAACAAGCTATTCACCAAGTATTTGTACCCCGGAGATGTGTTCGTCTTCCCACAAGGTCTCATCCACTTCCAGTTCAATGTCGGAAAGACCAACGCCGTTGCTTTTGCCAGCTTTGGGAGCCAGAATCCGGGTACCATCACCATTGCTAACGCGGTGTTCGGGTCAGATCCTAAGATTAACCCGGATGTGTTGGCCAAGGCTTTCCAGGTTGAGAAGAACATTATTGATCACCTTCAGGCTCAGTTTTGGTACAACAATAAATAA
- the LOC125193174 gene encoding putative germin-like protein 2-1: MNIANKRREIQVINIIYILYQRIKMKISFGLCSIFLVFWLASIAYASDPSQLQDFCVAVPDAKNAVFVNGKFCKNPNMVVVDDFLFQGLNKAGNTSSQLGSFVTPVNVNQLEGLNTLSVSMARLDFAPYGINPPHTHPRATEAFLLVEGTLYVGFVTSNPADPTQKNKLFTKYLHPGDVFVFPQGLIHFQFNVGKTNAVAFAGFGSQNPGTITIANAVFGSDPKINPDVLAKAFQVEKNIIDYLQAQFWSNYN, translated from the exons ATGAATATAGCTA ataaaagaagagaaataCAAGTAATTAAcatcatatatatactttatcAGCGAATTAAAATGAAGATAAGTTTTGGATTGTGCTCcatatttcttgttttctggTTGGCTTCGATTGCATATGCATCAGATCCATCCCAACTTCAGGATTTCTGTGTTGCTGTTCCTGATGCCAAAAATGCTG TTTTTGTGAATGGGAAGTTTTGCAAGAACCCGAACATGGTGGTCGTGGATGATTTCCTTTTCCAGGGCCTAAACAAGGCCGGAAACACATCCAGTCAGCTCGGATCATTCGTGACTCCGGTCAATGTCAACCAGCTTGAAGGCCTCAACACTCTCAGCGTTTCCATGGCTCGCCTCGACTTCGCCCCCTACGGGATCAACCCACCCCACACCCACCCACGTGCCACCGAGGCCTTCCTCTTGGTGGAAGGCACTCTCTATGTGGGCTTCGTCACATCCAACCCGGCCGATCCCACCCAGAAGAACAAGCTCTTCACCAAGTACTTGCACCCCGGAGATGTGTTCGTCTTCCCACAAGGTCTCATCCACTTCCAGTTCAATGTCGGAAAGACCAATGCCGTTGCATTTGCTGGATTCGGGAGCCAGAATCCGGGTACCATCACCATTGCCAATGCGGTGTTCGGGTCGGACCCCAAAATCAACCCGGATGTGTTGGCTAAGGCTTTCCAGGTTGAGAAGAACATCATCGATTACCTCCAGGCCCAGTTCTGGTCCAACTATAACTAA
- the LOC125202463 gene encoding germin-like protein subfamily 1 member 7 isoform X1 has translation MHQTQASFRISALLFPIASAVFVNGKFCKNPNMVVADDFLFQGLNKAGNTSNNVGSIVTPVNVNQLEGLNTLGVSMARLDFAPYGINPPHTHPRATEAFLLVEGTLYVGFITSNPADPAQKNKLFTKYLYPGDVFVFPQGLIHFQFNVGKTNAVAFASFGSQNPGTITIANAVFGSDPKINPDVLAKAFQVEKNIIDHLQAQFWYNNN, from the exons ATGCATCAGACCCAGGCCAGCTTCAGGATTTCTGCGTTGCTGTTCCCGATTGCCTCTGCAG TTTTTGTGAACGGCAAGTTTTGTAAGAACCCGAACATGGTGGTTGCGGATGATTTCCTTTTCCAGGGCCTAAACAAGGCCGGAAACACCTCCAATAACGTTGGATCAATCGTGACTCCGGTCAACGTCAACCAGCTTGAAGGCCTCAACACTCTCGGCGTTTCCATGGCTCGCCTCGATTTCGCCCCTTATGGGATCAACCCACCCCACACCCACCCGCGTGCCACTGAAGCCTTCCTCTTGGTGGAAGGCACTCTCTATGTCGGGTTCATCACTTCCAACCCGGCCGATCCCGCCCAAAAGAACAAgctcttcaccaagtatttgTACCCCGGAGATGTGTTCGTCTTCCCACAAGGTCTCATCCACTTCCAATTCAATGTCGGAAAGACCAACGCCGTTGCTTTTGCCAGCTTCGGGAGCCAGAATCCGGGCACCATCACCATTGCCAACGCGGTGTTCGGGTCGGATCCTAAGATTAACCCGGATGTGTTGGCCAAGGCTTTCCAGGTTGAGAAGAACATTATTGATCACCTTCAGGCTCAGTTTTGGTACAACAATAACTAA
- the LOC125202463 gene encoding putative germin-like protein 2-1 isoform X2 — protein MKIGFAFCAIVLVSIAYASDPGQLQDFCVAVPDCLCSPNCLNAVFVNGKFCKNPNMVVADDFLFQGLNKAGNTSNNVGSIVTPVNVNQLEGLNTLGVSMARLDFAPYGINPPHTHPRATEAFLLVEGTLYVGFITSNPADPAQKNKLFTKYLYPGDVFVFPQGLIHFQFNVGKTNAVAFASFGSQNPGTITIANAVFGSDPKINPDVLAKAFQVEKNIIDHLQAQFWYNNN, from the exons ATGAAGATAGGTTTTGCTTTCTGCGCCATTGTTCTTGTTTCGATTGCATATGCATCAGACCCAGGCCAGCTTCAGGATTTCTGCGTTGCTGTTCCCGATTGCCTCTGCAG TCCAAATTGTTTAAATGCAGTTTTTGTGAACGGCAAGTTTTGTAAGAACCCGAACATGGTGGTTGCGGATGATTTCCTTTTCCAGGGCCTAAACAAGGCCGGAAACACCTCCAATAACGTTGGATCAATCGTGACTCCGGTCAACGTCAACCAGCTTGAAGGCCTCAACACTCTCGGCGTTTCCATGGCTCGCCTCGATTTCGCCCCTTATGGGATCAACCCACCCCACACCCACCCGCGTGCCACTGAAGCCTTCCTCTTGGTGGAAGGCACTCTCTATGTCGGGTTCATCACTTCCAACCCGGCCGATCCCGCCCAAAAGAACAAgctcttcaccaagtatttgTACCCCGGAGATGTGTTCGTCTTCCCACAAGGTCTCATCCACTTCCAATTCAATGTCGGAAAGACCAACGCCGTTGCTTTTGCCAGCTTCGGGAGCCAGAATCCGGGCACCATCACCATTGCCAACGCGGTGTTCGGGTCGGATCCTAAGATTAACCCGGATGTGTTGGCCAAGGCTTTCCAGGTTGAGAAGAACATTATTGATCACCTTCAGGCTCAGTTTTGGTACAACAATAACTAA